The Afipia massiliensis genome has a segment encoding these proteins:
- a CDS encoding lytic murein transglycosylase, which yields MTRIEREESAWLMVAGAALTMSVVAVVSLMAGPAHGQTASGRGGLVQRGDVTGSIQQQLQAPRQVRPAPRRMAQAAPPKEWSGEDGASGHPLMTADAIRRSAANFDRCVAGFWPEAHRRGISQQSFTRFTADLSPDLRIMDLMDSQPEFTKAVWDYLDILVTDARLTRGREVLAQHAATFAAVEKAYGVDRYIIAAIWGIESNYSTQGGDRSVLNSTATLACIGRRQGYFKDEFLAALEILHHGDLTPQQLRGSWAGAFGATQFMPTAFKRFAVDFDRDGKRNVVDDVPDIIASTAAKFKKDNWQPGQTWGYEVEVPQGFNYLHADRAKSYTIAQWEQLGVKRAGGKPFPRNTDKAFLLAPAGADGPGFLMLGNFRSIMRYNPSEAYALAIGHFADRLRGGGPFLQEWPRQERVLSRTERLELQQLLAQRGFYRGEPDGNLGGETRKALRSFQASIGAPADGFASSGVLDRLRRR from the coding sequence ATGACACGGATCGAACGTGAAGAAAGCGCGTGGCTGATGGTCGCGGGCGCGGCGCTGACCATGTCGGTGGTCGCGGTGGTCTCGCTGATGGCCGGTCCGGCCCATGGTCAGACCGCGTCCGGCCGCGGCGGCCTGGTCCAGCGCGGCGATGTCACCGGCTCGATTCAGCAGCAGCTGCAGGCTCCGCGTCAGGTTCGGCCCGCGCCGCGCCGCATGGCGCAGGCGGCGCCGCCGAAGGAATGGAGCGGCGAGGACGGCGCGTCCGGTCACCCCTTGATGACAGCGGACGCGATCCGCCGTTCGGCTGCGAATTTCGACCGCTGCGTCGCCGGGTTCTGGCCGGAGGCTCATCGGCGCGGCATCTCGCAGCAGAGCTTTACGCGCTTCACCGCGGATCTGTCGCCCGACCTGCGCATCATGGACCTGATGGACTCGCAGCCCGAGTTCACCAAGGCGGTGTGGGATTATCTCGACATTCTCGTCACCGACGCGCGGCTCACGCGCGGCCGCGAGGTGCTGGCGCAACACGCGGCGACCTTTGCCGCGGTCGAAAAAGCCTACGGCGTCGACCGCTACATTATCGCTGCGATCTGGGGCATCGAGTCGAACTACTCGACGCAGGGCGGCGATCGCAGTGTGCTCAATTCGACCGCGACGCTGGCCTGCATCGGCCGCCGTCAGGGTTACTTCAAGGACGAGTTTCTCGCAGCACTTGAAATCCTGCATCACGGCGATCTGACCCCGCAGCAGTTGCGCGGCTCATGGGCCGGTGCATTCGGCGCGACGCAGTTCATGCCGACCGCGTTCAAGCGCTTCGCGGTGGACTTCGACCGCGACGGCAAGCGCAACGTGGTCGACGACGTGCCGGACATCATCGCCTCCACGGCGGCGAAGTTCAAAAAGGACAACTGGCAGCCGGGGCAGACCTGGGGCTATGAGGTCGAGGTGCCGCAGGGCTTCAACTACCTGCATGCCGACCGCGCCAAGAGCTACACCATCGCGCAGTGGGAGCAACTCGGCGTGAAGCGCGCCGGCGGCAAGCCGTTTCCGCGCAACACCGACAAGGCGTTCCTGCTGGCGCCTGCCGGCGCGGACGGGCCGGGTTTCCTGATGCTGGGGAATTTCCGCTCGATCATGCGCTACAATCCGTCGGAGGCTTATGCGCTCGCCATCGGCCATTTCGCCGACCGGCTGCGCGGCGGCGGGCCGTTCCTGCAGGAATGGCCGCGGCAGGAGCGGGTACTGTCCCGCACCGAGCGGCTCGAGTTGCAGCAGCTTCTGGCCCAGCGCGGGTTCTATCGCGGCGAGCCGGACGGCAATCTCGGCGGCGAAACCAGGAAGGCGCTGCGCAGCTTCCAGGCCTCGATCGGGGCTCCGGCCGACGGGTTCGCCTCGTCCGGCGTGCTGGACCGGCTGCGCCGGCGGTAA
- a CDS encoding SGNH/GDSL hydrolase family protein, with protein MSNRPKPKSFLSVFTDRGPLTVLAVAGAMLFGIVAPASAQFFDFGFGRPQRPAPPPQRGGGFFAPFSDSFGPAQQAPRPVDSSRAPAAAKREAPADRNVLVLGDAMADWLAYGLEDALSETPDLGVIRKHKTVSGLLKYQPKGDPADWAAAAKGILATEKPDVIVVMLGLHDRIPIREPVVEKKADAKPGEKPGDKADKKNTKKDSRAKPNEPDAAAKPGDKPADTSADNKTADNKPAEADAAADDDDQPQIMAPDKAQRSGGMHDFREERWVELYAKKIEEMIAVLKSKGVPVLWVGLPAVRGAKATSDMLFLDALYRDGAGKAGITYVDVWDGFVDDAGRFAQQGPDFEGQIRRLRSSDGVFFTKAGARKLAHYTEREIRRVLAAHTGPLAVPSETFAPDSNIRPGEAGPRPLMGPVMPLVASQVGTDELLGGVGTRPASVDALAARTLVKGEPLAAPAGRADDFAWPRREVGALSAPPSDPVVAAAPSDGTAAPPKPKPKKQQVVVQGLFNPSAPPQQQRQRAGPGPRDGYQRPPGFFGQSPFSGLFSRW; from the coding sequence ATGTCGAACAGGCCGAAACCGAAATCTTTCCTGAGCGTGTTCACCGATCGTGGGCCGCTGACGGTACTCGCCGTCGCGGGCGCGATGCTGTTCGGGATCGTCGCTCCGGCCTCGGCGCAGTTCTTCGATTTTGGCTTCGGCCGTCCGCAGCGGCCCGCGCCACCGCCGCAGCGCGGCGGCGGATTCTTCGCGCCGTTCTCGGACAGCTTCGGTCCCGCGCAACAGGCGCCGCGACCGGTGGATTCCTCGCGCGCCCCGGCCGCCGCCAAGCGCGAGGCCCCCGCCGACCGCAATGTGCTGGTGCTCGGCGACGCGATGGCGGACTGGCTCGCCTATGGCCTTGAAGATGCGTTGTCGGAAACGCCGGATCTCGGCGTGATCCGCAAGCACAAGACCGTGTCGGGTCTTTTGAAGTATCAGCCCAAGGGCGATCCGGCGGACTGGGCCGCGGCGGCAAAGGGAATTCTCGCCACCGAGAAGCCCGACGTCATCGTGGTGATGCTCGGCCTGCACGACCGTATTCCGATCCGCGAGCCCGTGGTCGAAAAGAAGGCCGACGCCAAGCCGGGCGAGAAGCCCGGCGACAAGGCCGACAAGAAAAACACCAAGAAGGATTCCCGCGCCAAGCCGAACGAACCGGATGCAGCGGCGAAGCCGGGGGACAAGCCTGCCGATACCAGCGCCGACAACAAGACCGCGGACAACAAGCCTGCGGAAGCGGATGCTGCTGCGGACGACGACGATCAGCCACAAATCATGGCACCAGACAAAGCGCAGCGCTCCGGCGGCATGCACGATTTCCGCGAGGAGCGCTGGGTAGAACTGTACGCGAAGAAAATCGAGGAGATGATCGCCGTCCTGAAGTCCAAGGGCGTGCCGGTGCTCTGGGTCGGTCTGCCTGCGGTGCGCGGCGCCAAGGCCACGTCGGACATGCTGTTCCTCGATGCGCTGTATCGCGACGGCGCCGGCAAGGCCGGCATCACCTATGTCGATGTCTGGGACGGCTTCGTCGATGACGCCGGGCGCTTCGCGCAGCAGGGCCCGGACTTCGAGGGCCAGATCCGCCGCCTGCGCTCAAGCGATGGCGTGTTCTTCACCAAGGCCGGCGCGCGCAAGCTCGCGCATTACACCGAGCGTGAAATCCGCCGCGTGCTCGCAGCCCATACCGGCCCGCTGGCCGTGCCGAGCGAGACCTTCGCGCCGGATTCCAACATCCGCCCGGGCGAAGCCGGCCCGCGTCCGTTGATGGGGCCGGTGATGCCGCTGGTGGCGTCGCAGGTCGGCACCGATGAACTGCTCGGCGGTGTCGGCACGCGGCCTGCATCGGTGGATGCGCTTGCCGCGCGGACGCTGGTGAAGGGTGAGCCGCTCGCCGCGCCCGCCGGCCGCGCCGATGATTTTGCATGGCCGCGCCGCGAAGTGGGCGCTCTCAGCGCTCCGCCCAGCGATCCGGTGGTGGCCGCTGCGCCGTCCGACGGGACCGCCGCGCCGCCGAAGCCGAAGCCGAAGAAGCAGCAGGTCGTGGTGCAGGGACTGTTCAATCCCTCCGCGCCGCCCCAGCAGCAGCGTCAGCGCGCCGGCCCCGGCCCGCGTGACGGGTACCAGCGGCCGCCGGGCTTTTTTGGGCAGTCGCCGTTCTCGGGCCTTTTCTCGCGCTGGTAA